A region of the Paenibacillus sp. J23TS9 genome:
CGAATAAGTGGATTTGGACACGCGCCCGTACCGTAAATATCGGACGTCATGTGTTTGCTATTTGATTTCAACGTACATAGGCCCAGGGATCATGCCCTTGGGCCTTTTCTCATTACGGCTGAATCATGTCCGTGTGAAATTCGTCGTGAAGTTGTATGTTTCTATGCTAGTTAATTGAAACAACATATCTCATTATTTGCTTTTCTTTGAAGCCATCCAGAAGACGAAAATCACAATTGGGATAAATATGAACAACGGAATATTTATCGTACTCCGGGTAATGAAAGCGATCAGCAACAATCCTAATGTTCCAAGAATGAGCCACAGGCAGCCCCTTCCAAACGTCTCCATAGGTGTGGATCCTCCGCTGTCCCCCTCATCCGAGGGAATATGATTATTATAATAACGAGAACCTTTTACTTTCTTAGATACTACGGTTCCACAATATTTGCATGTTACTGAACTTTGCGCCAAACGTTCATTACAGTGCTGGCATATTGTAGTTGTTGAGTTTCCTGAATAATCTTTAACTACGTTTGAAGTGCCTTCCATTCGTGCATCTTTAAGCGAATTACCACAAATAACACATATAGTCGATCCTTCGATGTTTGATTCCCCACAGTTGGTACATATCTTTACTGCCATTATGCAAGACCATCCTTCTTTGTAACAATAATCGGTTGCTTAGATTCCATTTACTGTTAAAACGTATGAAGTAGGATAAAGTTGCATTAACCAGTTCGTTAACTTAATGTTTTATTCAACTAACGTTTCCCGTTAGCTTAACCCCAAACAGTAAACAGCCATCTCCTCCCCAGCGGACGGAAATGGCTGTTATGACGGTACCTAACGGACGTGTTTACCGTCAGAGCGTCTTCGAGAGTTTCGTGCCGCGAACCGATGCCGCAACGTATACGACAAGCGCTGTCCAGATGAGCGCGAAGCCGATGAGAAGAACCGGAGAAACCGATTCCTTGAACACGAATACGCTCATTATAAGCATGATCGTCGGCCCGATGTATTGTACGAAGCCGAGCGTGGACAGTGCCATCCGGGCAGCCGCTCGCGCAAAGAAAAGCAGCGGTAGCGCTGTTACCACACCGGAAAGAAGCAGTTCGACGAACGTGGACACAGGTAGCGTCCATGCCGTCGTCTTTCCGACGGCGGCCAAATAGATCCAATAGCCAAGCGCAACGGGCAGGACTACTGCCGTCTCCGACAGCAAGCCTACAGATGCGTCTTGTCCGATCTTCTTCTTCGCGAGGCCGTACAAGCCAAACGTCGCGGCCAGTGAGATAGAGATCCATGGGAACCGTCCGTAGTCGATTGCGATGATGAGCACCGCGGCTCCAGCGATGGCGATCGCGAGCCATTGGCCACGGTTTGGCTTCTCACGAAGGAAGACAACCGCAAGCAGCACGTTCAGCAACGGGTTCAAATAATAGCCGAGACTTGTCTCGACGACATGGTCGCTGTTGACCGCCCAGATGAAGATGAGCCAATTAGCTGCGATCAGCAGTCCGCTAGCGGTGAGCGACAGCAGGAGCGAGCGACTAGCCGCAATCCGCTTCATGTCACCCCAGCGACGCTGGACGGCGACGAGAATACCCATGAAGACGAACGACCAGATAACCCGATGTGACAGAATCTCGCCTGCCGGCACATCGTTAAACAACTTCCAATAAAGTGGGAGAATCCCCCACATGATATACGCGATAATAGCATTGACCAACCCATTGTTCATAAGCAATTTCCCTCTTCCTCACTCCGATGTCTTAACGGATTATACGCCTCGATCATCGTTTAAGTAAAGGGATTAATATTTTGCCTAAAATAAAATGTTCCGAGGCTTTAGTACTGTTCGAAATGGGGTCACATTTGCGTCATTATACAGTTCAGCATCGAATTCTTCTTCGGTTTTTCTTCTGCTGTCTGATCATAAGTCTAGCCTCGTTAATTTGTTACAATATCTTACGACTATTTTAAGTAGAACATCGTGCGCACTACCCTCAACAATACTTATAGAAGAAACTAAGGTTATCCTAGCATTTTACTGTAGTTAAGAAATTATCTGGTAACCACAATTACACATTGCTGAACGTACTTTGCTTAAAGAAAGTCCAACATTATCTTCTAAACTTCCTGCTTATGGTACAAACGATCAACTCCTTCTTCAAAAGAAAGTTTTTCGTCACTTCATTAGGGAATATACTTATATCCAAGTTTGAAACGATTTATTGACCATCTGTACATTGTTCATTTTCGCCCAGCTCTTTAAATTCGAGATACCTCTGTCTTCATCCTTTAAATACCTAAATGTCATATCCATTGGGACAATTCTCCTCTTGTAAGGTAATATCCCGATAACAGGTTTAAAGTACCCCATGGTCATGATCACTTTAATATCCCTCGAATTAATAATTTCCCCGTTTAATATGATTAGTTCATTGGATAGGCATAACTCGGTTGGTTTCTTGAAAAATGTTCTGTACAATGCGAGTAACAGTACAACTAAACATAGAAGAATTACCATTAATGAAGCGTAGAATATACCTCTCTTATCCCATGATCTAAAGACAAGATTAGATTGAGTCAATATAATAATAATCATGCCTATAATGGTTTTAATCCTTGTAGGGCTCTTAACTGGATGCTTTATTTCCTTCAATATCGTCCCCCCCTTAAACCCTTTTTCTTAATATACCATATATTGTAATTATACTCCCCGTTAGCCTATGAGGTTCTTAAAAATAAATGGTTTTTGATGAAGTAAATTGGTTTCCTTCAAGTAATATAACTTCCTTGACTGCTGCTATCTTATCATTCAACCAATCTACAAAAGCCGATGCTCTAAAATAAAGCATTTCGAATGACGTAATGAAAGAATATCTTAAAAATATAACACAGGCGCCATTTCTGGCGCCTGTGTTTCTTTCTCTACCAAGGCGTTTCTGTTTTGTGTTCAATCACTTGCGATACTTTAGGTTCAAGAATCCGTTTCAATTGTTCCAGTGTACGATCGTCATCGGTAGCTCCTCCATGCGGATCGGCTTGGATTTGTTTTTTGGCCTGCGTACTTGCGATCACGTCCATGACTTGTTGTTGGGAAATCTTTTTAGATGCTGCGATCTCGACGACAGATGTACCCTTTGCCAATTCTTGTTTCAATTCTGCTGGACTCATGTTAAGTAATGAAAAGAGCTTTTCATCGTTTAAAAAGGCATCCGCAGTATAGTCAGGCTTGCCGTTTGTCGTGAAAAAGCCTTCCACGGATGGAACAGGGCCGCCTCCGATCAGAGAAACGCTGATCGTATTCCCTTGAACGAATGCCTGATAGAAAGGTGTTGTTGATCCCTTTTCGGTGTAGTTCAATAAAATCGTTTTTTGGTCCGCACCCTGCATTGGCTCCATGCTGTATTCGTACTTACCGGTGCTGCTGTACAGTTTGTTAATGAGAGCATCTACCTTCGATTTGATTTCTTCATCTGTTAAGGAGATGACCGGCTTCTCATGAGGCTCCCAATTCTCTTGGTTCACATGCTCAATTTCACCCGTGATACCGTTCAAGTCAAGTCGGATCTTTTTGCCGGAAGCTCCCTTTTCCTGCAGCACGATGCTTGTTTGGATGGCTTTCCCCTGACTTGCATTGGCGGGGTCTCCTCCAAGCTCGCTGGCGTCGATGATTTCAAACGACTTGGTTTCCGGATAAGAGCGATACAGCTTTTCAAGCGCTGCTTGGCCAACCGCATCCGTCTTGACTTGTTCAGCCGTCATCGGTGTTCTCGTAACCATTTCAATTAGGGTAGGCGCCGCGAATGCCGCGGTTGGAATCATAATTACTGCAGCAACAATGCCGCCAATTAATCGTTTTTTCATCGTTTTTTTGCTCCTTTGTCGTTGGACGTATTGAGAATAGGATTGTTCGATTCGTTTGGAAACGGCCTGTGGGCATTCCATGGTCTCTGCCTTTTGGTGCAGGTACTTGCGAATTTGGCTTTCAATAGGCATTGTTCTTGTCCATCCTTTCCAGGGGGAGATTTCCCAAGTGTTTTCGAAACGACTGCAGGCCGGCATGATATCTGGACTTGACTGTACCCAGCGGAATAGCGAGTAATGTTGCAATCTCCTCCAGCGTATAGTCGTGGTAAAAGCGGAGGATGATTACCGTTCGCTGTTTATCAGTCAGCTTGTGCATGGCCTTCGATATCTCGGGGTCTGTCCCATCCGTCGTCATCGGCTGATCCCAATGATGCTCTTCCCGAGAAAAGACACGGATACGTTCGAAAATTCGGAATCTCCTCCAGCTTTTCACCCGGAATCTCTGCACTTGCCTTATGACCAGGCCGTGCAGCCAGAAGTGGAAAGGACGATTCGGATCGTAGTTGGGAAGTGAGGTCCACATTTGCATGTAAATCTCATTCATGATATCTTCGCGATCCTGCGGATGGTCTACTAGAAAAGAGACGGTCCGGTAGACATCCCGATAAGTGGCATCATACAACGTGTGAAACGCCTGCTGATCTCCTTCGATCATTTTTGTGAGCATATGGTACATTGATTCGTTTTGCATTCAGAGGGCCCTCCTGAGTAAGCAGCTTACACCCTATATTGTCGCTCGATGGAAAAAAGGTTCGGTTTTTTTATTTTTTTTATGTCTTCTGTTTAAAGTCAATGAATTGCGGGAAGGCGAGCAGCGGCAGGAAAGCGTGGGATTATCCGAATGGGGAACAAAAGCATTGCCATTATACTCCTCTTGAAAACCAAATTTTTTATAGAGCAGCTTAGCCGCGTCATTTTTACTTTCTACGCTTAATCGAACATCAACTGCATTTTAATGTTGAAGCCGCAGTAATATTTCGGTTAGCATCGCTCCCCCAATACCACGTCTGTGCCATTCACATTTTACAGTAATTGTCGGTATTCTAGCTTGAATTCCTCTAAGTGTAGAGGTGAAGATACCAACCGCTTTCCCCGTTTCATTTACGTATAGTACCGATAAAACAAAAAAGCCGCTAGAATAGCGACCTTCATGAGTCTATGATTTTGTCCCTCGACACTAATGACACATATGTGACCACATAAAATACGTAAGCAAGTTCATTCGTCAGATTTGCAAGCAGGCGATGATCGTCGTCACAGTGTGTACCTAATCCGGTAATCTGTTACGCTCATTTTTTGAACGGACTTCTCTCTTCTTCAAAACTCTTGATGATTCTCAAAAAAAATTTAGCTTGCGTGTTTGAATCTATAACGAGTCAACGTTTTAGAACCCCATAAGAATGTAACGATTATAGCTGCCAATGCCGTCATGATAAAGAGGGAGAATGTAACGTAACTGGAATCGTAATTGGGAAGCAAAAAGGAACAGACATTATTCATAGCATGAAATATAGCACCTGCCAGTACACTTTTGCCCATATTTTTATAAAACCAAACAATCAGTATCCGCAATAAAACGGAACCCGCGCACTGCCAAAGGATCCATGCAGGCGAATGATGGTTTTGAACATGGGGAACGACGTGCCACAACTGCCAAATAACTCCAAGGACGATGCTGGCCCCCAATGCGGGCCACCGTTTTTCCAGCATATCGTAAACATAGCCCTGCCAACCGATCTCCTCACATATGGCTGCAATCAAAAACACCACGAAGAAAGTCAGTGCCGTCAGGATGGAAAAGTGCAAGTTAGGGAGTGGTTCTCCCATTAATTTCATCAATTCATATGCACAGATCGTAATGACAGGCATCAGGAGTAAGAGTGGGACAAACCAAATCTTGTACTTCATTCTCAGATGAAATGACTTCTTCAATAGTTGTTTGATGCCGTCTGATCCATGAGTCCTATAGACGACGATGAAAGCCACGATCATAGGGCAAACAAACATGAGTGCACTAAAAGGAAGATTTATCGGAATTTTTTGTTGCCAATGTTCAGCTGCCATTCCGATTAACCAGAAAGGAATCGCAAGGATGAAAACCAACAAGAAAAAGTTCCAAGGATTATGATTTGAGTATTTACTATGTATGTCCAAAATTTTTGTGCTCCTATTAGTATTATTTAACATCTTCATATCTTTGATGGTCCTCCCGGTACAGCATGAGCTATAATTTTCACCTCTTATAAGAAGAACACGATTTGCATTCCTTTTCATTTTTGAACTAATATATCAGTTCTGTGAACCTGAAAAAGTAAATTGTGCTATTCGATCGAATTAAACAGGCTCATGGTAATCATCGTAAAGACTTGACGTTCCAAGTCAACGCGGGAATATTCATTCTGATGGCTAAGATAGTACTTTGAAGTGCTCTCCAGCGTACCTATTATGCCGACCGCAGCCAAATTCGAGTCAAGATCACGGAGATAATTGTCATCGCACTTTCCTTCTTCCAGGATCTTTGCTAAGAAGTTGAGATGCTCCTGTCTGAGCAGCTTTAATTCATCCAGAACGTCTTGCTCAAACCCGGTGGAAATATCATTAAATACAATATGTGACAAATGGCGCGATTCCAGAAACAAATCAAGATGGTGACGAATCGTTTGTTGAATTTTTTCCTTGAGCGGGATGGAAGATTGTAGATCAGCCTCAATCCGCTGTATAAATTGTTCAAAAGTTCTCTTGACAACCGTTTTAAACAACTGGGATTTACCAGGGAAATTATAGTATAGGGTGCCTTTGGCTACCTGCGCACGCAGGGCAATTTCATCCATGCTTGCAAGGTGATATTCATTCTCAGAAAACACCTCAATGGCAGCTTTAATAATTCTATCTTTACTCAAATAGGATCTACCTTTCACTGTAAATTAGGAAAAAACGAATCACAAAAAAAACTGACTTGCAAGTCTAAAAATACCCTAGCATTCAGAGGGGAATCTGTCAAGCTATGAAAGGAAATGTCATCCCATGACTAATTAACGGTTAATGACCCTCAGTATTTCTATAATTGACCAAACACAGTGAATTGGAGGGTTATTAGGCATCCTTACTTTTCACTATACCTCAGGAATTCCATTCACTTTGCTGGTAATGTTGACAAACTATTAGCTGGTATATCTTAATGACAGTGGTGCCATTCTCGAGAGCAAACGGTATATTTAGGCTTACTGCGATTTAGCGGATCTTTAGGCTGATATGTTCTTTTTATCTATACTTGTAGTCCCGTCAAAATGTAGGCACTTTAATGTCATTATCCTACAATGTAGGCACTTTTGTGCACTTTTTTATGACACAAATTCTCCTATATAAATAACAAAAAGCCTGATCCATCAGGCTTTTTAAACAATAATTATGAGGTTACATTTGTGATATTAGACAATATCTTCTTCTATTTATTTGGTACACATTCCGTTGGCAGAATTGGTCTCCATTCTAGTCAATTTTTCTTCTTTGCATGCCGATGAATAGCCGAAATACTAAGTCAAGAAGCTGTCCTGTCATTAACGACTGGGACAGCTTCTTCTGTTTTTCCATAATAGGAGTGTTTATTTGCAGTACAGCAATGGGAAGTATTGATTATTAAAGGGCTGGCCGTCATAAGGTTGCGGGCCTAGCAGTCGGACATTATCGTGTCTTCCTCTATCCTTTTTATACACGGTATCACCAGGCATCAAATGCGCGACAATGGAAAGTCGCGGATGCTCGGACAGATTAGGACCCGAGCCATGGAACGTCAAAGCATGGTGGAAACTTGCCTGGCCTGCTTTCAGAATACACGGCTCATCTATCCATTCTCCTTTGGTGAATTTCTGTTTAAGACCATCTAAATCCTGATCAAAAAAAGTATCGCTGCCTTCAACAACGCCCCATTTGTGAGAACCTAGTATTGTTCTCATTCCTCCGTTTCCCAGATCGGTATCCTGCAAGGCAATCCAGACCGTTACCATATTGGTTGTGCTGCTGCATCTCCAAAAACCATAATCTTGATGCCAGCCTACATTTCCCAGCATGGTTTCCTGACCGGCAGCACTTGGCTTATAAATAATCTGATCATGCCACAGCCTGATGGACGATTCTCCAATCAACTCTGCAGACATATGGCCCAGTTCAGGGCTGGTTACAATGTTGCGGACCTCATTATTAATCCACCAGCCGTTATCAAGCTTACGCAGAGCCAATTTATTCTCCGGAATACGAATGTCATACATTGGATAGCCATCACCGTCGAAATCGGAAGACCAAATCCGTTCATGTGCGTGTCTAAGCTTTTCAATGGTCTCGTCATCGATAAGCTTAGGACTGATCCAATAGCCATCACGTTCAAAATCCTGCTTATCTTGTTCGGTTACTTCATAAGGAATAAAACCCATTATAATTCCACCTCATCATTTGTAATTGTTCCGCCTCTTTAAGATACCAGTTGTATTAGGCTTTGACTTTCCGAAAACTATCGAATAGGATTTTATACATCCATATGATTTGAAACAAGGAGATTGGTCAATGACAACCAGGAAAAACCGAACGGGAAGATGGGAATACGAAGCAGAAACAGGTCGCCCATTAACAAACGTCATTCAAGTTCCCGAGCTCCTTATGCTTGGCTATGATCATTTTACGGAGGCATTGAAATTGTCTCATCACGAGCATGACGGAGCCTATGAATTTGTGCTGACTGAAAGCGGGAAAGTCACTTGGGAGGTTAATGGACAATATTATGAAACAAGGGCCGGCGAGATGTTTCATACCCTTCCGAATGAAACTCACCGGGCGCGTATGGATTATATGGAGCCCTCCTCGATCTGGTGGATGATTATCAGGAGGCCTTTGGCGAACTCCTCATGGCTTGGTCTATGCGAGAGTGAGACCGACGCTGTCTTAGATAAATTAAGGAGCCTGCCAAGAATCCTGCGGACCAATGCCCAGCTGAAACTAAGCTTCCGAAGGCTGCAGCAGGCTATTCAAATAGAAGAGCAGCCATGGCTTAAGCTTAAGGTCAGGCACCTTGTGCTTGATCTTATTCTTAATATGACTGAGCCTTCTCCTGATCTGCATATTCCTGAAGACTTGCATGCTGCCTTGCATTCCATTACGGAGAACATTCAAAGAAACCCTGAGAAGCATTGGAACAACCGGGACATCGCTTCGGCGATTGGTGTAAGCGAATCTCATTTCTACCGATTGTTCCGTCAGACATTTGGCCAATCGCCTTCATCATTTGTGGAGCGTACACGCGTCGAATACGCTGCTCAGCTGTTGACCCATACCGATATTCCCATTACCCGCCTTGCTATAGATCTTGAGTTTAAGACGAGCCAATATTTCAGTACCGTATTCAAAAAGGTGACCGGCATAACGCCAAGTCAGTGGAGAGCTTTACACCGCAAGCTTACCGATAATTAAACAGATGATCGGAACAAGGAAAACCCCGCAGTATCTTGCTGCGGGGTTGTGTACTATTCTTTCACGGAACCCAGAATGATTCCTTGGGAAAATTATGCGGATTCATGAGCCTGAGTGAGGAAACTGAATCATTTCGAGGAAGCGAAACAAAGAAGTAGCTGGGAGCTAGACCCTTTTATAGCGTTGAACTATAGACTCCATTGCTTCAATATCATTTAAACGCTTCTACCAATTGGCAAGCTTACGTTCTCGAAAGAACCCACCATTGGGACCCTCTTCATCCAGAGTAGCCAACCAGACAGCCGTATCTGCTCCTTCAGCAACCGTTACTGGAGCAGGGACACCTTCCACAACTGATTGGGAAGCAGTTGCTCTTCCCATATCCGTTTGTACTCTACCAGGACAGGCGGCGTTAACCTTTATACCCATTTCAGCAACATCTTGTGCTACTAAACATGTCATGGCATTGAGCATAGTCTTAGAGATACGATAAGCAGGTGATGATCCTTTAAGTCCTAATAATCCCTTAAGTACTTCAAAAGCTCCCAATCCTGATGAGAGATTGACGATGCGTCCATATCTATTTTCTTTCATCAAGGGAACAGTGGCTTGAATCATTCGTAATGCCCCAAAATAATTCGTTTCAAATGTCTCTTTTATTACGGTCTCTTCAATATCCAACACGGAAACCCCGTGATCAAGTAGTACACCGGCGTTGTTTACCAATATATCTAGACGACCATAATGTTTTTTTACTGACTCCGCCATCTTTCTGACGCTTTCTGTATCATTCACATCAACAACTTGTAACTCAACTGCTAATCCTTTTTGGCGCAAGTCCTCAACAGTATGTCGCCCTTTATCTTCGTCTCTGCAACCAATCAATACTTTTAACCCTTTTAAAGCCAACTGATATGCGATTTCCCTTCCTATACCGCGGTTGGCTCCTGTGACTAATGCAATTCGGGGATTTCCTTGATCCATTAGACTATTCGTTTTGTTCCTCTCCTTTGCGTAAGACATCTCTCCAACTTGATAGACTTTCTTCCAAATGAGATTCTGCTTTTCTTAAAGTCTCTATTTGTTTTTTGATTTCTTCAAGCTTCCTTTCACCGACATCTATGGCAATCGGTAAGCACTGACGTTGAATTTCTCGACTAATCGTACAGTGAAAGAAATCGGTAATCTCCTTAATAGTGAGACCAAGACTAAAATATAGTTTAATAATTCTTACTTGCTCAATATGGGATTCATCATATTCACGATAACCATTCTCTAGACGAGCAGGTTTCAATAGGGCTTTTTCTTCATAATATCGTAAAGAACGAAGACTTGCTCCTGTCTTACGGGATAATTCACTAATATGTATAAGACCCTCCCCTTCCATGTCTAATAACTGATATTCTAATCCATTACATCATGTTAAGGTCAAGCCAAATCTGAAATAACTGAACCAAGTGGCCGCGCTAAATTTTAGAACAACACTCAATAAGCACAAGCGCGTGCAAAGCCGGAGTTTTCAACCATTTCTTCTTCATTAATATCCTCCATTATCGTATGTTTTGGGTTGCCCATATTTCGTTCAATCAAAAACGGGCTTTAAATGATAGGACTTTCATAAAATGGGCTGATCAGCTGTCGCCTGCTGCGCACCTCCTTGTAAGGGCATGAAAAAAACACAACCATCCCCGGTTTCTCCAAGGGAGATACTGGGGATGGTTTAACCGGGCATCAGCTTACAAAGCATGGCCCTCAAGCTTTGTAATTGTCTTCCATTCGTATGTTATATGCAAATTATTTTCGTTGTCGACCATCGAATGAGTTTCGCTCTCTTCCGCTGGAAATCCGGCGACTCCTGATGAAATTCTTCCGAGCGGCAGCACATGCTCCATGCGGAGGGTCAATTAACTTTAACGGACGGGGCAGATTATTCCCCTTTTTGGGCACGGACCATGTTTATGTCCATGGCTGACGGCTCACTTTCCGCAAGTACGAGCAATCCGACCTTCTAACCAATAATCCTAACCCGATTTTCTTCATATGACGATTCTCCTCATCGATTCATTCGTTGAGATATAGATTGATCTTGTTCTGAACTTGTTTCGCGACATTGTCCGCTGATTTCTGTCCGCTGAAGAAAGACTTTGAATTATTGGAAATGATCTCATCAATTTTGGACAGTTTCTCGGTGGAATGAACGGCTCCCGTAATATAGGCGTCCAGTTGGTCCAGCGATGCATTGTCAACCTTGACCGCAGGAAGATCAGCCTCGTGAATCGTCCCTTCGTCTTTAAGCTGCTTCAGCTGTTTTTCGTAGGCAATTCTGTTAATTGGAAATCCAGGGCTTTGATCATATACATCGGTATAAGACTGCGCCTCATCCTCTATCAGAAATTTGATAAAATCCCAGGCTTCCTTCTTATGGGGCGAGCTTGTGTTAATCCCGATCATTCCGAAGTTTTTAAAATAACCTCCTGCCCCCATATCTTGCGGATGCGGTTTGGTATACAGCTTGGTATGCTCGGCGAAGTTGTTCAAGAGATATCCTCGGAGAGAACTGATGGTTTCTTCGTTAAAATAAACTTTCACATTCCTGGCAGTTTCGCTGCCTCTGCCACCGCCATCCGCTTCCATGTCGTAAAGCAAGCCGTCATCGAACATCGTTTTAATCTGCTGCATTAACCCGGCAAATCGCGCCGAATCAAAATTGGCTTTCCCGTTTTCCTCTGTGACGAGCTGGGGGTAGTTTTCAGCGACCATCTCGCTCAGCATATAATTCGGTTCGCTAATGAGCACATTCTTGTACTTGCCTTTCTGTGTCAATTGTTTGGCAATATCCGCAAAATCGCTCCATGTCCAACTGCTATCATTGATCTTGACTCCGCTCTTTTCGAGAGCATCCTCATCGCCGATCAAACCGGCAAGGGAGAAATAAAGTGGCATCCCGTAAAGTCCCCCGCCAATCTTCGAGTTGTCCAAGATGTTGGTGAAATAATTTTTCGTCTGAATCGATGAATCCTTCTCCATCAAGTCGCTTAGATTTACAAGCAGATCACGGCTTACATATTTATCTGCCGGGAGCATATCAAGCTCAATCAGGTCGGGACCTTTGCCGGCCAAGATGGCTGTGTTGGAGGAGGTAACGAATTTTTCAATATTTGCATATACCTCACCGAGATCCTTACCTTCAGAGGGTGTAGCCTGCAGCTCAATCTCGATATTGGGATGCAGCTTCTCATACTTCTTCACAGCCATCTGCATGTGATTGCTCAGATAAAAAGTCGAGAACACGAGCTTCACATGTCCTTTT
Encoded here:
- a CDS encoding zinc ribbon domain-containing protein; this translates as MAVKICTNCGESNIEGSTICVICGNSLKDARMEGTSNVVKDYSGNSTTTICQHCNERLAQSSVTCKYCGTVVSKKVKGSRYYNNHIPSDEGDSGGSTPMETFGRGCLWLILGTLGLLLIAFITRSTINIPLFIFIPIVIFVFWMASKKSK
- the rarD gene encoding EamA family transporter RarD, whose amino-acid sequence is MNNGLVNAIIAYIMWGILPLYWKLFNDVPAGEILSHRVIWSFVFMGILVAVQRRWGDMKRIAASRSLLLSLTASGLLIAANWLIFIWAVNSDHVVETSLGYYLNPLLNVLLAVVFLREKPNRGQWLAIAIAGAAVLIIAIDYGRFPWISISLAATFGLYGLAKKKIGQDASVGLLSETAVVLPVALGYWIYLAAVGKTTAWTLPVSTFVELLLSGVVTALPLLFFARAAARMALSTLGFVQYIGPTIMLIMSVFVFKESVSPVLLIGFALIWTALVVYVAASVRGTKLSKTL
- a CDS encoding sigma-70 family RNA polymerase sigma factor gives rise to the protein MQNESMYHMLTKMIEGDQQAFHTLYDATYRDVYRTVSFLVDHPQDREDIMNEIYMQMWTSLPNYDPNRPFHFWLHGLVIRQVQRFRVKSWRRFRIFERIRVFSREEHHWDQPMTTDGTDPEISKAMHKLTDKQRTVIILRFYHDYTLEEIATLLAIPLGTVKSRYHAGLQSFRKHLGNLPLERMDKNNAY
- a CDS encoding CPBP family intramembrane glutamic endopeptidase, with translation MKMLNNTNRSTKILDIHSKYSNHNPWNFFLLVFILAIPFWLIGMAAEHWQQKIPINLPFSALMFVCPMIVAFIVVYRTHGSDGIKQLLKKSFHLRMKYKIWFVPLLLLMPVITICAYELMKLMGEPLPNLHFSILTALTFFVVFLIAAICEEIGWQGYVYDMLEKRWPALGASIVLGVIWQLWHVVPHVQNHHSPAWILWQCAGSVLLRILIVWFYKNMGKSVLAGAIFHAMNNVCSFLLPNYDSSYVTFSLFIMTALAAIIVTFLWGSKTLTRYRFKHAS
- a CDS encoding TetR/AcrR family transcriptional regulator codes for the protein MSKDRIIKAAIEVFSENEYHLASMDEIALRAQVAKGTLYYNFPGKSQLFKTVVKRTFEQFIQRIEADLQSSIPLKEKIQQTIRHHLDLFLESRHLSHIVFNDISTGFEQDVLDELKLLRQEHLNFLAKILEEGKCDDNYLRDLDSNLAAVGIIGTLESTSKYYLSHQNEYSRVDLERQVFTMITMSLFNSIE
- a CDS encoding phytanoyl-CoA dioxygenase family protein gives rise to the protein MGFIPYEVTEQDKQDFERDGYWISPKLIDDETIEKLRHAHERIWSSDFDGDGYPMYDIRIPENKLALRKLDNGWWINNEVRNIVTSPELGHMSAELIGESSIRLWHDQIIYKPSAAGQETMLGNVGWHQDYGFWRCSSTTNMVTVWIALQDTDLGNGGMRTILGSHKWGVVEGSDTFFDQDLDGLKQKFTKGEWIDEPCILKAGQASFHHALTFHGSGPNLSEHPRLSIVAHLMPGDTVYKKDRGRHDNVRLLGPQPYDGQPFNNQYFPLLYCK
- a CDS encoding AraC family transcriptional regulator, yielding MTTRKNRTGRWEYEAETGRPLTNVIQVPELLMLGYDHFTEALKLSHHEHDGAYEFVLTESGKVTWEVNGQYYETRAGEMFHTLPNETHRARMDYMEPSSIWWMIIRRPLANSSWLGLCESETDAVLDKLRSLPRILRTNAQLKLSFRRLQQAIQIEEQPWLKLKVRHLVLDLILNMTEPSPDLHIPEDLHAALHSITENIQRNPEKHWNNRDIASAIGVSESHFYRLFRQTFGQSPSSFVERTRVEYAAQLLTHTDIPITRLAIDLEFKTSQYFSTVFKKVTGITPSQWRALHRKLTDN
- a CDS encoding SDR family NAD(P)-dependent oxidoreductase, giving the protein MDQGNPRIALVTGANRGIGREIAYQLALKGLKVLIGCRDEDKGRHTVEDLRQKGLAVELQVVDVNDTESVRKMAESVKKHYGRLDILVNNAGVLLDHGVSVLDIEETVIKETFETNYFGALRMIQATVPLMKENRYGRIVNLSSGLGAFEVLKGLLGLKGSSPAYRISKTMLNAMTCLVAQDVAEMGIKVNAACPGRVQTDMGRATASQSVVEGVPAPVTVAEGADTAVWLATLDEEGPNGGFFRERKLANW
- a CDS encoding MerR family transcriptional regulator — protein: MEGEGLIHISELSRKTGASLRSLRYYEEKALLKPARLENGYREYDESHIEQVRIIKLYFSLGLTIKEITDFFHCTISREIQRQCLPIAIDVGERKLEEIKKQIETLRKAESHLEESLSSWRDVLRKGEEQNE
- a CDS encoding ABC transporter substrate-binding protein, whose protein sequence is MKKIGWIWICLILCLSACSGAQGNKGEMAMKEATAAQDGNTKESVDSKGHVKLVFSTFYLSNHMQMAVKKYEKLHPNIEIELQATPSEGKDLGEVYANIEKFVTSSNTAILAGKGPDLIELDMLPADKYVSRDLLVNLSDLMEKDSSIQTKNYFTNILDNSKIGGGLYGMPLYFSLAGLIGDEDALEKSGVKINDSSWTWSDFADIAKQLTQKGKYKNVLISEPNYMLSEMVAENYPQLVTEENGKANFDSARFAGLMQQIKTMFDDGLLYDMEADGGGRGSETARNVKVYFNEETISSLRGYLLNNFAEHTKLYTKPHPQDMGAGGYFKNFGMIGINTSSPHKKEAWDFIKFLIEDEAQSYTDVYDQSPGFPINRIAYEKQLKQLKDEGTIHEADLPAVKVDNASLDQLDAYITGAVHSTEKLSKIDEIISNNSKSFFSGQKSADNVAKQVQNKINLYLNE